The segment attatactgcgtgggctgAACcgcgtgtgtatgggcggggattgggtgggattagaggtgtggcttaaaagggaaaaaaatttgcCGCGTGTCAGCGGTTGTCCCGCTTTGCGATACTTGGCAGTTGGGAGGTTTGTGTAACTGATGGTGATAACAAATATATCCGGATCCACCAATCACACGCTGCCCGTCACACGTGACCTCAATGGTAAAACAGAAACCGAGGCAACTAAATATCTTCCTTTTTCCATGCAGAAAATAACCTCACCCACCAAATGCCATGGTGCCCGCCTGCACACTGAACGCGTGTTGGGGTGCTGGTGAGCGTGCGGGCAGCATCGTGGCATGTGGTGGGTACTACGGAGGTGACTTGTGACAGGCAGCGTGTTATTGGTGGATCCGGATGTTTGATATCACGTTCTGTCCTCACACGGTCCTGGTTTCTGTGTCTAATTAATAAAGTATTTCTATTTGTATTGATTATTGGTGTTCCTTGTGATGCATTTAGGGAAGtattatcgttttttttatatcatttatGACGCTGGACGTCGCTGCCGGATATGGAGGGGCCGGTCGTCACCAGTGAAATTCTTCATCTCGCTAATAATGACTTTGTagggtcaaaaaaaaaaaagctcatttcTCACCCCCCTGGATGGGGGTCTACTTACTTTATACCAGTTCAGCTAGTGCTCGCTGTTGTCAGCTCACACCGTGCTATGAATaaagacacacattatatattctaTGATGATCTTCATCCTCAGCCCCATCCTCATCACTATAAAACTGCCCAATCATCCCCCGCCTCACATCgtgctgaaatactctgtgctgctggtacCTAGctacttccactatgtaactctcagtctaTAGCcacttaaaaatgtatatttcctgacatactctgtgctgctgggaaccTGGCTTTTTCCACTTTGTAACTCTCGGTCTGTGACCTCCCACTAAATCAGCATacttctctcctgaaatactctgtgctgctggataaCCAGTTCCTTGCACTATGTAACCCTCATGTGATCTCTGACTAGATCTGCAtacccctctcctgacatactctgtgctgctggggagccTGCTCGTTTAACTATGTTTCTATTTccaacaagatcagcacactcctctcctgaaatactctgtgcttctaACAGGactctgctccttccactatgtaaatcTGTCTGTGACattccacaagatcagcacacttctctcctgaaataatctgtactGCTGGTGAGAATATGCACCTCCTACCAAGAAACTTCAgggcctcaatgcaaaatctgtatcagGGCTCCCACCGACCATGAGTCATTCATAACACTGGGGTCTTCTTATAAGTTAGAGGAATTATTGGGGCCCTCAGAAACCAGGGCCCAGGTGTGATTGCCACCTCAGCACCCACTATAGCTACACCTATACTTACTACTATGTAACTCTGAGTCTGTGACCTCCCAGAATATCAGCaccctcctctcctgaaatactctgtgctgctggggagatTCTTCTCCTCTGACTATGTAACCCGCATGCGGTCACCTCCCAGTGAGTCTGAGTATTAATGCCATCAAGCTTCTCGCGTTCAGTCCATTAAAGATTTTGCGCAGACTGCGGTGTGATTATATTTtgtgtttatttaaaaaatacacgGTGAAGACACGGGAGACACTGAATAGTAACGGAGAGATAATGACACGGCGGAAATCCTCGCCCGGCGCCGTAGGTaacaccttaaaggggtattctggttactacaagttatcacctatccactcgaGCCCCTCTGATCGCCAGACCCCCAGCCGCAAGCCAGGAGGAGGTGAATAGAGTGGTGGCCCATGGCACTGACGGACACAGCGGAGCACAGCGCCCCCACAGGTCTAACAGTTCTATACAGTGGAGATTGGAGGACGTGTAGTAACCGGAGTACCTCTTTAAGTGTGAGAgaacaaactttatttataactgaaCAGGAACATTATATGAACGGAGACAATATTTTCCATTTGGTGCAAATAAAGTCACTAAGAATCCAGTCCCCCGTGTATGGAAACGCTGCATCGCGTGCTTGGTGTGTGCATGGAGAACGATACAAGCGGGGGCATTAACCATAACCCCCCCCATTGTGACAACTCCACTGCTGAACATCATCTCTTcagaaaacactgaaaaaatgtaATGCCTCTGCTTGACTTATCAtgtcttctactccagtcacatacaAAGCTGTATTTTACAATTCTACTGGCTGTCACTTGAAATCCATTATGAATATGCTAGAAGACATAGCACAAAATATGATctgaaccagcagggggcagcagtgaaaTGTGAGATCCTGTAGACTGAAAGCTAACAGGAAACATAAGCTCTGCAATGTAGTGTATTGTAGGAAATGTACAGCAGATGTTTTACTGTCAGACTTCTTCTCACATCATGCACAACACTGTGGCACACTCTGGACCAATAGCGTGTAATAGAGAGACTCAAAAGAAACCAGCGGAATTTtgtatgcagctttggatgtgactggagtagaagacaATGTAAGAATTTACAAGTGATTGAATATTATATGTAGATTTAACCTGTAAAATGACACCAGTGACGGTCATATAAATCATAAGACAGAATGTTACAGAATATATCCCTATGGATTACGTTCCTCATGTAAATCTTTAATATAAACTCTCGGGTTCCTATATacaaagtagaatttttttcGAGGACAAACCGTCTGTTTTTGCATCCAATGAATAATCCCTAAACACGACtttaatgtgtgtatataataaattCTGCACTGACGACAAAGTGACGCCACCCGTTACAGTTCATGGAGCATTTCACAAGCATTTGTGTGTAGAAAGGTGCAGTTCCTATTCACTGCCAGTAGGTGGTGCTGTGATTTCATTGCAAGTTATAAAAATGCTTTATCACCCATGAATTACTCACCACAGCTGTTATTGAAGGAATCCCCTAGACATTGACACCAATAATATATTGTTCTCTTACAATTCACCGTGACACTGGATCTATAGCACTGGTCATCGCAACCTGGTTCGTGAATACAATGCAAATGGCAGTGAAAACTGACACATACATAGGCAGGGCAGTAGGGCAATGGAAGAGCAAAAATTGGCGCTGAGATTTTCTCGTCAACGTAGATCGCACGCCATCTAGATTGGAGAGTCGTGGAATAATTTTTTGTGTACTAAATTCCCAACCGAGTCTCGGAGAATCTGCAAAAACTTACAACAGACACGGCAATGTCGCTAATGAACAATAATATGACCGGGATCGGTGGATTTTAGATGTTGCGCCGCCTCGGTTTTATAATGAACAACTACATATAATGATGAGTAACCTTGCTTTATTATCTTGAAATGCTTACACTCcactcacatccaaagctgcattcagctGGTCACTACAGACACGCCCCTAACATATTAACCGGCATCCTATACTGGAATGCGCTCTGCTGCACTGCATTATGGGAGATGTAATGGTTTCTATTCTATCCTGGACTTTGCTACAATATATCACACAGAAACAACAGGAAACcagaagaattgtgaatgcagctctggatgtgattggagtataagaAGCATTAACtggggatcagcacaggataagtaaagcAAAGGATTTGCACAGTTTCTTCACATCTGATGTGGATGAGATGTATCGGGGTTCAGCGGTGACCCCCACACTGTAAATCACAGGCCACCAATGTTTTGTGTCTTGGACCGTGGATCAGGTGGAGACGGGGAAGAGTCCGCGTACGGTTGGAAAAAGATCTTTAGTCCTTACGGTGGTCCCAGGCCGAGTCTCTGGCGGGGGAGGTGTTAGAGGGCTGCAGGGGAGACAAGTCTTTGGGGTTGGAGACCCCGTTACTCCTCACTTTCTCCCTCCCGCTGAGCAGCAGGCGGAGACTCCTCTTCCTGTTGGCGCTGGTGGCGCCCGATGTTCTCGGCAGGCGATAGCGCCTCCTCTGCCGTGTTCAGGTAAACATTAAACATGGCTCCTTCCTGGCTCAGTTCCTTGCCACACGCCTGACAGCTGCAACGCAGGATCTTCTCCACCAGCTTGTCCACCCGGGGCACCTCCTCGTTCCCCGGACACTCCAACGTCACCTGTCCCGAAACACAGTAACAGTTAGATGGAGTCACGTAAGAGGTGGAGACGAGATGATCAGGGTGGGGGTCCTGCCTATTACCACCCGGACCCCCCTATACCTGAGAATGCTTGTCCAATGAGGACGATCAATTTAAAGGGGCGCTCCACCGACAGGACCTGTTTTTTGTTTATCTCCGTGTTCCGATAGCGATAATGCTGTGTTCATTTTACCGTATTGCGGCGATACCCAATAGGTAGaaatattttgacactttttttttctaaaataatggCTTTGTACTAggagaagttttttgttttttttatagttttcccAAACTTCTTCTtaggtcccactatgggacttgaacacCTAAGGATCCATTCAGATGTTGCGGTTGACGCGCGGTTAACCGCAaccacatctaaaaaaaaaacaccaaaccacggtaaaaaaaaaacacacgccgTATTCAGATccgttttttttatgtggttttgacCGCAACGTCTATATAGACCTTAACCATGTGATTGCTGATATAATACGTTGCATTACTTCTGTAGTCCGGGCCGGATAGGCTTCGGTGTAGGGCCGGCCTGGGGGTCATTGTTAGGCCCCGGATACCTCAGCATCGCATCGCACCCCATGATCGCATTCGAGGGGCACTGATGGGGTGTGGCCTCTGTCTAACCGCTTAAACGGCACGGTCAGCATTGACTgcgacatctaaagggttaaacagccgggatGTGAGTTCTCTCCGATCACGGCCGTCAGCGCGGGGTGCCAGCCGTATTTTACACTCGCCGGTGATGTCGCCGGTTCTGCTCCTGAGCCCCCGCCGTCACAGCATCGTAACAGTACGGCGGCTCACGTTAAATAACGGCGAGCCGTGACGTGATATTTTACGACAAAAAGTTGGCAGGGGATTAACCCCTTTGGAGCTGGACAGAGATTTCTATAGAGCGGCTTCTGAATCCTCATCGGTTTCACTGACAGTTCTATGGAAGCTGCGGAGGTCTCTGTAGAAATAACAGGCATGTTGTATGGCCGCTGCCCGTTGCTCGTGGTAATGATCTGGGGTCTCCGCTCACACGACCCTCACCGGTATAACCCTGACACATCATTGATTACAAAAAAAagatggagttcccctttaaatttgACCGCCGCCATGTCACTAATGTGGGGATTCAGTTAAAGGGGAAGTCCATATTTTACATTCCCGTTGCAGATTTTGGGACCTCTCCCCATAGATCAGAGCGACACTCACCACATCCCACATGGACTTGGCCGGCATACACGAGTCGCAGTGAACCAGGGACTCCGTAGATTGAGGAAACGTGTTCGGGACGCTGTAGCTGAAGCACTGACCCAGGCAAGCCCTGAAATCAGAGACAGAAGAAATGTGGTGAACACAACCCCGAGACGAAGGAGCGTTACAACAGGGCACCCCGAGACCGGCAGCACTGTCATGGGGGCACCTTGTACCTGTCCTGGAGAAGTGATCAGACTGCCAGCACTTGGTAATGTCATTGGGACACCGTGGCAAGTACTATTATGGGGACACAGATGCTAGTACTATTATGGGGATACTACAGCCGTCACCATTTTTAGGGGCAATGtagctgttatggggacactttgGCCGGTACTCAAattggaacactgtggctggcactcttATGGTTACACTATGCCTGTCACTGATATGGTGGTACTGTATTagcactataaggctgggttcacacaacctattttcaggcgtaaacgaggcgttttacgcctcaaaatacgcctgaaaatacggctccaatacgtcgacaaacatctgcccattactatcaatgggtttgctgacgttctgtgccgacgacctgtcattttacgcgtcgctgtcaaaagacggcgcgtaaaataacagcctcgtcaaagaagtgcaggacatttatatacattatatgcagggcacttatatacattatatgcgggacacttatatacattatatgcgggacacttatatacattatatgcgggacacttatatacattatatgcgggacacttctatacattatatgcgggacacttctatacattatatgcgggacacttctatacattatatgcgggacacttatatacattatatgcgggacacttctatacattatatgcgggacacttctatacattatatgcgggacacttatatacattatatgcgggacacttatatacattatatgcagggcacttatatacattatatgcgggacacttatatacattatatgcgggacacttatatacattatatgcgggacacttctatacattatatgcgggacacttatatacattatatgcaggacacttatatacattatatgcgggacacttctatacattatatgcgggacacttatatacattatatgcgggacacttctatacattatatgcgggacacttatatacattatatgcaggacacttatatacattatatgcagggcacttatatacattatatgcgggacacttatatacattatatgcgggacacttatatacattatatgcgggacacttatatacattatatgcgggacacttatatacattatatgcgggacacttatatacattatatgcaggacacttatatacattatatgcaggacacttatatacattatatgcagggcacttatatacattatatgcaggacacttatatacattatatgcagggcacttatatacattatatgcgggacacttatatacattatatgcgggacacttctatacattatatgcaggacacttatatacattatatgcgggacacttatatacattatatgcaggacacttatatacattatatgcgggacacttctatacattatatgcgggacacttatatacattatatgcgggacacttctatacattatatgcgggacacttatatacattatatgcgggacacttatatacattatatgcgggacacttatatacattatatgcgggacacttatatacattatatgcgggacacttatatacattatatgcgggacacttatatacattatatgcgggacacttctatacattatatgcgggacacttatatacattatatgcgggacacttctatacattatatgcgggacacttctatacattatatgcgggacacttctatacattatatgcgggacacttctatacattatatgcgggacacttatatacattatatgcgggacacttctatacattatatgcgggacacttctatacattatatgcgggacacttctatacattatatgcgggacacttctatacattatatgcgggacacttctatacattatatgcgggacacttctatacattatatgcgggacacttctatacattatatgcgggacacttctatacattatatgcgggacacttctatacattatatgcgggacacttctatacattatatgcgggacacttctatacattatatgcgggacacttctatacattatatgcgggacacttctatacattatatgcgggacacttctatacattatatgcgggacacttctatacattatatgcgggacacttctatacattatatgcgggacacttctatacattatatgcgggacacttctatacattatatgcgggacacttctatacattatatgcgggacacttctatacattatatgcgggacacttctatacattatatgcgggacacttctatacattatatgcgggacacttctatacattatatgcgggacacttctatacattatatgcgggacgcttctatacattatatgcgggacgcttctatacattatatgcgggacgcttctatacattatatgcgggacgcttctatacattatatgcgggacacttatatacattatatgcgggacacttatatacattatatgcgggacacttatatacattatatgcgggacacttatatacattatatgcgggacacttatatacattatatgcgggacacttatatacattatatgcgggacacttatacacattatatgcgggacacttatacacattatatgcggggcacttatatacattatatgcgggacacttatatacattatatgcgggacacttatatacattatatgcgggacacttatatacattatatgcgggacacttatatacattatatgcgggacacttatatacattatatgcgggacacttatatacattatatgcgggacacttatatacattatatgcgggacacatatacattatatgcgggacacttatatacattatatgcgggacaattatatacattatatgcgggacacttctatacattatatgcgggacacttatatacattatatgcaggcacttatatacattatatgcgggacacttatatacattatatgcgggacacttatatacattatatgcaggacacttatatacattatatgcaggacacttctatacattatatgcaggacacttatatacattatatgcgggacacttatatacattatatgcaggacacttatatacgggacacttatatacattatatgcaggacacttatatacattatatgcgggacacttatatacattatatgcaggacacttatatacattatatgcaggacacttatatacattatatgcgggacacctatatatacattatatgcaggacacttatatacattgtatgcgggacacttatatacattatatgcgggacacttatatacattatatgcgggacacttatatacagtatatgcgggacacttatatacagtatatgcgggacacttatatacagtatatgcgggacacttatatacattatatgcaggacacttctatacattatatgcgggacacttatatacattatatgcgggacacttatatacattatatgcgggacacttatatacattatatgcgggacacttatatacattatatgcgggacacttatatacattatatgcaggacacttatatacattatatgcaggacacttatatacattatatgcgggacacttatatacattatatgcgggacacttatatacattatatgcgggacacttatatacattatatgcgggacgcttatatacattatatgcaggacacttatatacattatatgcaggacacttatatacattatatgcaggacacttatatacattatatgcaggacacttatatacattatatgcgggacacttatatacattatatgcaggacacttcttgggacgtaattggagccgtttttcattgatttcaatgaagaacagctacaaattacgtccgtaaaagacgcctcgcaaaacgcgagtacgagcaattacatctgaaaacagctccgtaatttcagccgtaatggacgttatcgtgtgcacatacccttatggggaCACTTTGGCTGGTACGGTTATTGGGATACTATGACTTGTATGAGGAATCTCTGGTTATTATTGTTAAGGGGGCACTCTGGCTGATACCAATATGGAGGCAATATTGCTattactgttatggggacactggctAGTAATATTATGAAGACAATGGTTGGTACTGTTATGAGGTCAGCAACGCGGCCCTAGCAGCCAGGAGGCGATGTTGAGGTCTTAGGACATCAGGggcaatacattatatatatatatatatatataggaaacagcatatctataggaTTATGTATGACCCCTATAGCTCCGCCATTGTATAGAAtgaagcagctcagcagacagtatcacacatggtgggattagatacacggctcagcagacagtatcacacatgataggattagatacacggctcagcagacagtatcacacatggtgggattagatacacggctcagcagacagtatcatacatgataggattagatacacagctcagtagacagtatcacacatgataggattagatacacagctcagcagacagtatcatacatgataggattagatacacagctcagtagacagtatcacacatgataggattagatacacagctcagcagacagtatcatacatgataggattagatacacagctcagtagacagtatcatacatgataggattagatacacagctcagcagacagtatcacacacgataggattagatacagggtccagcagacagtatcacacacgataggattagatacacagctcagcagacagtatcacacatgataggattagatacacagctcagcagacagtatcgcacacgataggattagatacagcagctcagcagacagtatcacacacgataggattagatacagggtccagcagacagtatcacacatgataggattagatacacagctcagcagacagtatcacatatgataggattagatacacttagCAGCACAGTAtcgcacacgataggattagatac is part of the Rhinoderma darwinii isolate aRhiDar2 chromosome 10, aRhiDar2.hap1, whole genome shotgun sequence genome and harbors:
- the NBL1 gene encoding neuroblastoma suppressor of tumorigenicity 1, with amino-acid sequence MMIRFLIGFLLPVVISAAPPPINRLALFPDKSAWCEAKNITQIVGNIGCESKSIQNKACLGQCFSYSVPNTFPQSTESLVHCDSCMPAKSMWDVVTLECPGNEEVPRVDKLVEKILRCSCQACGKELSQEGAMFNVYLNTAEEALSPAENIGRHQRQQEEESPPAAQREGESEE